In Desulfonispora thiosulfatigenes DSM 11270, the genomic stretch TCGAATCAAAAAAATTGTCCCTGTTGTAACAGTTGCTAGGATAAAAGGTGTAATACTAGTGGTTATAAGTTGGTCGATTGTGGTGATAATAACACCTGCTAAAATAATAAAAACTATAAATAAATACTGCAGGATAAAGGTGAAAAATGTCAGGTACTGTTGATTTCTTAAATTATACGTAATTAAAAATATTACTACCATCAGCACTAAGAGACACGTGTGAGTTAAAATAATACCTTTTTTCCAATTTGTTTGGATAAAAGTATCACTAGGTACAATAAATAGAAAATAGAGTATCACACTAGTATGTACAAAAACTGCTATAATTGTGGAATAATAAATTCTTTTAATATTTTCCTTTACACTATCATGTAAAATACTATTATTATTATGAATTAACTCTAATATTAAATCCTTAAAGACATTAATCTTATGACTATACTTGACCTCTTTCAGCATATTATCACCACCTTATATATTCATTTAATTATAACCTACGCCTCTCTTGTCAAGGAATCATAACATAGTAAAGAATTTATATATAAATTTACTAAATCTTCACTACTTATTTTAAGTTTCTGCATTTCATGAACAATATCTTCTAAACTCCCTTTTTCATAACATAGAATTATTTTATAAACATCTGCCAATTCACCAGTTTGATCTATTAAAGCTTCTTGTACTGCTTTTGGAGGCATAATTTCTACTAAAATCTCTCCAAGTGGTCTTTGTAAAATAACATCTATTAAAGAAAAAAGACCTACTAAAAAAAGATCATTTGCTTTTTGTTTATAATTAACCTTTTCTGCTATTAACTCGCCAAAGCTCGCTCTTATTAATGAACTTTTGACCAATTCATTAGGCTTATTATCTCCCAATCCCTTAAGAGCCATCAAATTAACCCATTTTCTAACTTCTTTTTCCCCTAAAATAACTAAGGCTTGTTTAACAGACGTAACTGATTTATACGCAAATGCTGCTGAATTAATTATTCTTAAAAGATTATATGTTAAAGCTAAATCACGTGAAATCAAAGTAGAAAGTTTCTCAAAATTAATCTCATTTTTATTTACTTCATTCATTAATTGTAAATAAGTAAGTTTTAAAGGTGATAAACCACTCGAAGTCATAATTTCCGGCTTTTGAAAAAAGTATCCTTGAAATAATGAAAACCCTAAATTTTTAGCATATTCAAATTCTTCTCTAGTTTCTACCTTTTCTGCTAAAAATTCAATATTGAAGCTTTTTAATTTACTAATCATTTTTTCTATTTCTACTCTTTTTGTCTCACGGAAGTCAACTTTGATAATATCTGTTATTTTAATTAAAGGTCTATATTCTTCTCGGCACACAAAATCGTCAAGAGCTAATGTATATCCTTTTTGCTTTAGCTCAATACATTTGCATATTATTTCTTCATCTAATTTAACTGTTTCTAATATTTCAACTACTAGATACTCCTTACTAAATAAGGTTGCTATTTCATCCTTAATCAACTTATCCGTAAAATTAATAAAGGCAGGTTTGTTATTAGTTAAAACTTCTATCCCAAAGGTTTGAAAAGTATCAATCATAACCCTGGCCGAGGCCGTATCCCCCGAAGTATCACTGAACCTATTCACATCCCCACTTCTATATAGCATTTCATAGGCATACACCTTTTCATCCAGGTCAAAAATAGGCTGTCTGGCTAAAAAAACATTCATTACTCAACAACTACCTTTCTTTTTAACGGTTTCGGGATCAGCATACCTTCTAGTCAAAATCCTGGAAAAAACAATTTTGAATCTTCTGCCTAATAAACATAAATGACCCTAAAAAATTCCGAGAACTATCCAACCATAAGTATATATAATTATTTCCAAATACTAAAATTAGCTTTAACCTACACACAAAGAATACCAAACCATTAAAACCCGATTTGGTAATATTATATGACGTATTCTTAAATTTGCTCCCTCTTTGAAGTTAAAGCTACTTGTTTCCATTATCAGCAAAAATATCGTTCCTTTTAACATTTGAAAGTCGAAAAGTAAAGGTTGTGCCTAATCTTTTTTCCGTTGAAAATGAAACTTCCCCTGCTAAGTATTTTTCCCCTAATAATTTCATGCTATAAGTACCAATGCCTTGCCCTTTTTCTTTGGTAGAAAATGACCGTTTAAAAATTTGTAATTGTATGTCCCGAGATATATATTGACAATTATGAACTTTAAAAATTATATCATTTAATTCACTTAAAACTTCTATTGTTACTGGTTCATCATCTGATGCTTCAACTGCATTCTTGACCATATTATTTAAAACCCGTCTAACTAAAATGATATCACTTTTGACCTATAATTCTTCTGTACAATTAAAATTAATCGGACAATTAATATCTTCATTTTTTAAATATTGCTTGACTAAGCCTTCAATTACATCCTTCACAGAAAAAAGAGTGCTTTTTATTTCTAATTTACCACTTTCAGCAGCAAAGATATCTTGATAATTCTTAACTTCATCAACTAAAATATCTAAGGTTTC encodes the following:
- a CDS encoding ATP-binding protein; its protein translation is MILVRRVLNNMVKNAVEASDDEPVTIEVLSELNDIIFKVHNCQYISRDIQLQIFKRSFSTKEKGQGIGTYSMKLLGEKYLAGEVSFSTEKRLGTTFTFRLSNVKRNDIFADNGNK
- a CDS encoding EAL and HDOD domain-containing protein; its protein translation is MNVFLARQPIFDLDEKVYAYEMLYRSGDVNRFSDTSGDTASARVMIDTFQTFGIEVLTNNKPAFINFTDKLIKDEIATLFSKEYLVVEILETVKLDEEIICKCIELKQKGYTLALDDFVCREEYRPLIKITDIIKVDFRETKRVEIEKMISKLKSFNIEFLAEKVETREEFEYAKNLGFSLFQGYFFQKPEIMTSSGLSPLKLTYLQLMNEVNKNEINFEKLSTLISRDLALTYNLLRIINSAAFAYKSVTSVKQALVILGEKEVRKWVNLMALKGLGDNKPNELVKSSLIRASFGELIAEKVNYKQKANDLFLVGLFSLIDVILQRPLGEILVEIMPPKAVQEALIDQTGELADVYKIILCYEKGSLEDIVHEMQKLKISSEDLVNLYINSLLCYDSLTREA